Below is a window of Humulus lupulus chromosome 2, drHumLupu1.1, whole genome shotgun sequence DNA.
tttttttgaaaataagtAAGTATTTCATTAGCAACAGTCTTTAATCAAAACATCCAACACCAGAGAGGACATATCCTCCTGAAACAAACTACGTTCAGCAACAAAGGATGACTCCTTTGCCAAAGCATGGGCTGCCCCATTTGCAGAACgttttacaaaattaattaaaacagaACTCATATTGTTCAACAATTCCTTGCATTCATCTATCACTCTACCAAAGTAAGAGGGCAAAGAACAGCTGCTTCTCAAAGCTTGCACCACCAGAATGCTATCGGTCTCCAAAAGCACCTGCACCCAATTCTTCCTCTTTATCCAACTGAGGGCCTCGCGAACCCCCATGGCCTCACCCAATTCCGGAGAAACCGAACCCATTCTACACACAGAAAACGCCTCCATCAACACACCCTCATGGTTTCTGGCAACCCCAGCGAAGCTAAACGTTGAAGCTTCCTTGAAGTTAGCTGCGTCGACATTGACTTTGAGGTAGCCCAACGGCGGCTTACTCCAAGATTCACGACCATCTTCAGGCGAAAGAAAGTGATGCAGAGGCGCAATCGATCGGTCTTGAGCTTGAACCCAGGCTTGCAGCGAAGACTCGGCCATGAGTGAGATCCCAAAACACGAGCCCTGTTTATTACGCCATACCCACTCATTTCTTCTAAACCAAACTGCCCAAAGCAACATGAAAACTCTGGGTATTTTATCTTGGTCAAGCCGAGCCAAAAATTGCATCAACCACGAGCCAAACGTTTCTGAGGTCGGGGCCAGAACAGGAAAACCCAAACGTACCCAACACGGCCAAACTAGGGGGCAAGTAACTAAACTGTGCACAATTGTTTCTCTGGCCGATTGACAAAGAGGGCAGGTAGGATCCACGTTCAAATGCCGCAACTGGATCTGGGACTTTGTTGGTAAACAGCCTGAGGAAGCTCTCCACACTAAATCCTTAGCTTTAGGGGGAACTCTGACTTTCCACAAGGAAAGCCAAAATGATTTTTCCATATCTGAAGGCTCACCATTCTTGAGAACCTGCATAGCTTTATAACAACTCTTCACAGAAAAAAAACCAGACGACTCCAGTGCCCAATACCAATTATCAACAGGCCTATTAAGAGACAATGGTATATTAAGGATACATGCAGCGTCCCTAGCATTGAATAAATCATGAATTACATCATCCCATTCCAACCTGTCCACAATCATCAAGGAAGATACTTTTTCTCCACTAAACGCTGGGTTTGAAGTAGTAATCCAGGGATATATATAattgaatgtatatatatatatatgcagggAATATATTATTTTACCTCGTTGTGTTTTGCTTAAATATTTACTTACAcctttgtatttttgttttaaaatactaAGTTACACCCCTGTATATTAGTTATATTCCCACTCATGTATTCTCAACAATAGCATATTACACCCGTATATGTTTTATATAAATAACTATTTACACCATTGTGTTTTGTTTAAATGCCTACCTTTTTTTTAAGAAGTACATGTTACTAATAAGAGATATTAAAATGTAGAACATAACATGTTATGATGAACCTTAACATTCTTCATTAGAATTTCCCGAGTCGAACATAGCCCACCAGTAGAGATACTTTATTATGAACTTGGAGAAAAAGTGTCGAACAGCTCACAAAGAAGAGATATCAACTGACACCATTATAAGAGACAATGTATAATATgtacataatatatatttttgggcTTGGGAGGGTATGATCCCCCAACCTAGGCTATGACTAAGGCCCCCACCACCCCACCCAATGGTGATAGTTTTTTTACTTAATTACAAACTTTAATTTGTCACAATTATATTGAATGATTTCtttctaatatttttataaagtattttaaaataaaaaataattttaagtttttttttttataaaaaaattaagttaatAATAGGACagtattattattgtattaaaattaatttctataaaaactttttttaaatatgcATTATTGACAAAACGCTAATATATAAATACgcatttaaacaaaacaagaagGTCTAAATtgatattatttaaaatacaaggttgtaaatgggtatttaagaaaaaatcaagGGATAAAACGATCTATACTCATATATGCATACATGTTATGTATAGTGAACTTTAATATAAGCTATTATGGGTGAGTTATCAATGGTAACCATTGCTGGTTACATTACTTTTAACCATTGGATCATTCAAGAATGGTTGTGATTATGCCATTGCATCATTCTTGGTTGTGATTAATATAATAGTTGATGTTGCTTTTTAAAGAATATTAAGTATTGACATGTAACGATACTCTTGTATTCACatagtatttattttgaatattttatttctttaaagaGAATCTtaactaaattttattttttttaaaatatataatttcaacTATCCAAAATCTATATTTagtaatttttcttttttctttccaaaatctaaatatgtatatattttattttaaacttattatacccaattttaatatattatgattattgattttttttttgattacTAGTTTTGACAAGAATTGAAATATAATCGCGAGAAAAACAaagagaataaaataaaataaactaaaaaaaagctgagagaaaaagagaggagAGAAATGAATTATATGGAAATCTATCTACACCAAAACAAAATTCTTGCAAATCTAAATTTCAAGCTTTACAAAATTACAAACATCAAATAACGTGTAAATAACAAGGGTAAAAAAttctttttaaaattaactttgaCAATAAATAAAATCTAAGTGattaacataattataattactattttgataaataatgaatTCAATAttctatatttaaaaataaaatcttaattttataatgaaaaatagaattttatatatttaaaacgTGATGAAACTTCAAATAGTACTTTACAAAAAATATAACCACCGTGACGACATATCCATTAAAAACTCATATATATATGCTACTCAACATACAAATTTTGTCTTATTGTACATATATACATTAA
It encodes the following:
- the LOC133816262 gene encoding uncharacterized protein LOC133816262, with translation MQFLARLDQDKIPRVFMLLWAVWFRRNEWVWRNKQGSCFGISLMAESSLQAWVQAQDRSIAPLHHFLSPEDGRESWSKPPLGYLKVNVDAANFKEASTFSFAGVARNHEGVLMEAFSVCRMGSVSPELGEAMGVREALSWIKRKNWVQVLLETDSILVVQALRSSCSLPSYFGRVIDECKELLNNMSSVLINFVKRSANGAAHALAKESSFVAERSLFQEDMSSLVLDVLIKDCC